The Homalodisca vitripennis isolate AUS2020 unplaced genomic scaffold, UT_GWSS_2.1 ScUCBcl_3479;HRSCAF=9033, whole genome shotgun sequence genome includes a region encoding these proteins:
- the LOC124372562 gene encoding uncharacterized protein LOC124372562 — protein sequence MGFRWKKCGSKRKLLIERPDIVNWRFEYLRNIKKCRDNKKKIFYLDETWIDSNLTFQRCWQSLEVDGVLPDMNAANRVIVVDIGSQDGFLKGGRLIYEANCSTGDYHGQMNGVNFEKWIKERVLPNLPDDSVLVIDNAPYHGEQVDKVPSKRATKRVMIEWLQRHGESYDEKATRKALLYEAVQRLKPPKKIYKIDNLLKEKGHSVLRLPPYMCDLNAIEFVWAQVKQYVRHNNASGSLSLPKLLNLATTALDSVTPAKWKNYCDHVQHIEQEYWEKDGITEDAIDEFVIRLGEDDDDSSSSDSSDDPSDPESDEELALPLPMDTDTSTENKMFSK from the exons ATGGGGTTCAGATGGAAGAAGTGCGGGTCGAAAAGAAAACTGCTTATTGAAAGGCCTGACATTGTCAACTGGAGATTCGAGTATCTGCGAAACATTAAGAAGTGCCGAGACAATAAGAAGAAGATATTTTACCTGGATGAGACGTGGATTGACTCTAACCTAACGTTTCAAAGGTGTTGGCAAAGTCTTGAAGTGGATGGAGTATTGCCGGACATGAACGCAGCAAACCGCGTGATCGTTGTGGACATAGGATCTCAGGATGGCTTTTTGAAAGGTGGTCGCCTCATCTACGAAGCTAACTGTTCCACGGGAGACTACCATGGACAGATGAATGGTGTGAACTTTGAAAAGTGGATAAAAGAGCGTGTGCTGCCAAATCTACCTGATGATTCTGTTTTAGTGATTGATAACGCGCCTTATCACGGGGAACAGGTAGATAAAGTACCCAGTAAAAGGGCTACAAAACGCGTCATGATAGAGTGGCTGCAAAGACATGGGGAATCCTACGATGAAAAGGCGACAAGAAAAGCATTGTTGTATGAAGCGGTTCAAAGATTGAAGCCACCCAAAAAGATCTACAAGATTGACAACTTGCTGAAAGAAAAAGGTCATAGTGTGTTGAGACTTCCACCCTACATGTGCGACCTCAACGCTATTGAGTTTGTCTGGGCTCAAGTGAAACAATACGTTCGACACAACAATGCTTctg GTAGTTTGTCCTTACCGAAACTATTAAATTTGGCGACAACGGCACTGGACTCAGTGACTCCTGCTAAGTGGAAAAATTATTGTGACCACGTGCAGCACATTGAACAGGAGTACTGGGAGAAGGACGGCATCACGGAAGACGCAATAGATGAGTTCGTCATACGACTAGGCGAAGATGACGATGATAGTTCCAGCTCTGACAGTTCGGATGACCCTAGTGACCCTGAGTCTGATGAAGAATTAGCATTACCATTGCCGATGGACACTGATACAAGCACagagaacaaaatgttttctaaatga